The Coffea arabica cultivar ET-39 chromosome 2c, Coffea Arabica ET-39 HiFi, whole genome shotgun sequence genome includes the window CATTATTTTCGCGTCAGCGTAGCAGCACACTTGTATCTAAATCAAACAGTTTAAAAAATGGATACGTACGTGTGCACCTAATGCAAAAGAGAATAACTTGATTGTGTGTGGTTGACGCCATAATTAGACTAGTATGGTACTTGTATAATTGGCATATACATAGAGGTAGAGGTCTGAAAATGCCAATGccaatctatatatatatatatatataatttttttttttcataaaacctaTTATATGAGAATCGACTCTAAGGAGTGGTTCAATTGAGAGGGGGAATCTGACGGAGATTGAACTATCATCAGATTAAACGGATGCACAATTCACTCGTATGAATTTAGAACAATACTCATATAGAGGCACATTAATAAGATGCAAGATTTGAACTCTTGACCTTCCACTCCACTATTAATGTGGTTGCCATCTCTATATTCACTGAACAAGATCTTTACTACCATTGAAATGCatcaaaatatatatgtatatatataaatatatatatatatactcaaatcAAATACGTCCACGTGTTTGCACTTGAAAAGAGGAAGATAAGGTGCGAAGTCCTGTCCGTCAAAACTTaccaaaaaatcaagaaaagctAATGTGTAACGATCCAGTCAATCAATTAGAACCATTAATTCAATACTGCTTTTCTTCCAAGTTTCACAGATGAAGGGCATTCATCCAGCTTTTCTTCTGACAAAAAGACCATAGATTTCTGACATTGTTTAACAGGCATATATGTAATGCTGAcgcaaaaaagaaacaaaccacTAAATGGAAGCTAGTGATCGTTAGGCAATGAAAGATCTAATCTTGGTGAAATAAAATTAGGACCATCAAAGTGGAGGCACCGCCCCAAACCTCAATTTCACGGCCTATGGCTAGCTACATTCATCTCTGTTTCCACAGATTGGGCGGAAGGATAAAGATTTGGCTCTTTTAGGGGAAACAACACTTTAAAAAATTGCCACTGAGCAAATTGGAGGGCAATTGCCTATTTGACCAATATAGTGCGATGGCTAATCTGGGATGTGCGTGTTGCATTGTGTTCGTCCAGGAGTAAATACGGCCGTCCTCGTGTTGGATGTGTGCCTGCGCGTGCCCAAAAGCTGATGTGTGGAGCAGACGTTGGGTTGACAcaattagacatgcaatttttcTGTAGCTCAATCTTTTTATCTCTTAATTGTTTGCCCAATCCTCTTTTACTCAAATCCTACAGTTTTCTTGATGATTAATTAAATGCCCTGAAATAATTGCTACATCTGCCTATGCCAGCATTGCATAAGGACACTGTGATGATTGTATGTTGTCAGTCGTCACTTTGAAAGTGGAAGTGATGCCTCAGGATTTCCACAGCAAAAAGGCATCTACGCTCCATCCTCCGGGAATTCAGTGACGTTTCTAATCATAGTTGCTAAATCTTGGGAACCTAGCCAGGTTTCGTGCGGAAATCAACGGACCCTCGTGGCAGCAGCAGCCGCCAACGATCAACATGGTCGCACTAGGACTAGGATTGCAAACTGAGTTTGGCCTCCTCGCGATTCGACTGGATCGAAACTAGATGCTGGTTCATCCAATAGAAAAAATGATCAATTTAGTTTTTATACTATTTTTTACTGTTAATTTAGtccttatataatttttttgaccaatttaaaCCTTATACTTATTTATCGGTTTCAATTGAGGAGCTCCGCGGCGGCACCACTTTGTAATTGCGATTCAACGTCTAATTGAGCACTTATGCGGGAGCATTTCAGGTACTTCACTGTTGGGGCTGCTTTTCAGAAGtaaaaatcaaaaccaaaaagTTGCCGGTGCAATTTCCCCTCCTCCACTCCCCACCTCCACCCATTGGACTCCGAAGACAGGAAGATGTCCGGCATATTCCGGTACAAAACCAAGCTCCGTTCCCTCGCCCCAAAGATTACCACACTCTCCCTTTCATCCTCCAAATCCCTTTCAGTTGGAAATTCTGATGGAACTGATATGCCCGAGTTAAATTGCTAGACTTGGAGGTCTAAATTGTTTGTGGGTTTTCAAGAAGTTTGGTAGATCTGTTCTGCGGGTGTGGGGAAGTTACTGTGGATATGCATTTGAAGAATTTGTTTACTAGATATCAAGAACAATTTGGGTGTGGCCCAGGACTTGGTCTTGGATCAGGAGCATGTTTGTTGAAGGTGGATGGCATTACTCCACCTTTTATTAAGTCTCTGTACAGAACTGCCGCCGCTTTGTACAGGACTGATCCATGGAAGTGGTTGCGCCCAGAGCATTTGTTTGGTATAAAGGTGGGGAAGGATTCAAACTGGTCTAGCAGAAAACAGCCATTTCCTTGTGTTCAGTTTATTGGTGGGAATGGTGGGGATATAGGGATTTACATGTTCAGGGCTCATGATGATGCAAAAAAATGACTGCTTGTAGGGAGACTATTCGAGTTCCAAACACTGAGCTTTTGAGGGTGACTTATGAGCTGGAGTCAATCATGTTCCCTTTAAATAAGAGAATGATAAAGTCATTAGCTTTGGAGGTCTCGGGTACTGATCGATTTCCGGTTATTGATGTTGTTCGCTGCACGTCATCTGTTGAACTTCAGTTCAGAAATCCTACTCTTGAAGAGCTTAAGTTTGCATATGCTGTTTTAAGAGCCATTCCTTTAGTGCATCCTCTCCTTAGGCAAGATTATGATGCAGGACCAAAGTGGTCTCGAATGATGTACTTTGAACATTTATTGAAACAGTTGATGTCCATTGGCCCCTGGAAATGGCAAGAGCGAATGATCTTGTTGCGGTTACGGTTTCACACCCTCCTAGCCACAGGTTTTGTACCGGAATATGCCGGACATCTTCCCGTCTTCGGAGTCCAATGGGTGGAGGTGGGGAGTGGAGGAGGGGAAATTGCACCGGTAActttttggttttgatttttaCTTCTGAAAAGGAGTCCCAATAGTGAAGTACCAGAAATGCCCCCGCATAAGTGCTCAATTAGACGTTGAATCACAATTATAAGGTGGCGCCGCCGCGGAGCTCCTCAATTGGAACCGATAAATAAGTATAGAGtttaaattggccaaaaaaattatataaggaCTAAATTGACAGTAAAAAAAgtatagggactaaattggccaTTTTCCCTCGTCCAATATTATTGAGTTCTaatcgaattcgagctagtttGACAAGTTAGTCGAATCAAATCAAATACATTAGTACTCGGTTCATCAGCTTGTCAAGTCAATTCGAATATATACGTTTTTaatggtaaaattatatatatgtcttctgtatttttgttatttattaggGTGAAATGTCAATTTTATCTATTTGCTTTtctaattagaaaaagtaaagaatgaTATTGGTGGTTTTTGAATGTTTAGTAGGCTATTGAATGGTATAGGCTTAGACTTGGGAAGAATATAGTGGTACAATTATAGGAAGAGTATAGTGGCAGCGGTGAATTAGCAGTGTGAAATTTGACAGATGAGGTATGGATGTATCATGCTAAATCTTGGAATGGTACATTTGGAAATTGGAATAACAAATAATGACACTCTATTTTTTAACATTGACTCTTGCATTATATTTAGAGAGATATGTATTCACTTTTTTTAGAGGTGGCAATTGGGTCGGAAGTGGATTGACGGATCGGATTGAGACTTGAATATAATAGATAACTTGCTGGCCCGAATACAACTTGCCAATTCAAAATGGGTCAAGATACCTGATCCGAACCCGAAATTTTGGATTAACAGGTCAACCCGAATGatctaaaatataattttaatttaCTAATTTACCAGTGTAATTTGTAACATAACCAATTTCTCACAAGACTAATTACattatcaaataataaaaatctcgATAAAACAATTCCTAACCAGatctgaaataaattaaaacactgTAAAAGTATTTTATCCCAAACcagatctaaaataaattaagatactataaaaatagaaaataatgttatatatcatttatccaaatataataatttcaacttcacacaagttaaacaAATTCATTTAGAATTAAGTGGTTAATgtctttggaaaaaaaaaagaataacttagtttagttagataatatatttttatatttattaaattatttttaattcataaatGGATTATCAGGTCAACCCGTGAATGACCGGAATTCAACCTTTTTTCGGATTCATCGAGTTCGACTCAATTCTGACCCAAACCATGAaatctcaacccaaacccattaatttcgtattAGTAGTTTTGAAATAAGCGTATCTTGCAAGCACGATCGAAGGAGAAAGAAATCAATAGCTCATGATCAATGGTTTGGCATCGCGCTCACTAATATCCCTAGTTAAGAAGTCAACAAATTAAGTACTAGAATTTTAAGTTCATTTCATTGAAAATAGACTGATCACTCTTTGATTATTCTTTATTGCTAAAATTTCATCCCTAAAATCATAGTCCAAAATATGATGATCTAATATTCTAATGTGTTCCCGCATCTAAAAGGCCGCGAGCCCAATAATTGTTCGGCCAGCGTTCCATAGCCAGGTGAGTACATATCATTTTCCCCACAGTTCCGCTTTTTGAGTCCCCATCCGCATTTAAGTTTGCAGGCTGGGCCTGGGTCTAACCATAGAGGCAAACAAGAAGGAAAATGAAGGACCCACTCCAGGGGCCTCCAGGAAAGTTTCAATTTTGCCAGCCACATTCTACAAGATTGTCGATTCACCCACTGAAACTGATGGACTCGAAAATGCAGACCGGCTCTTAAACCTGAAACAACATCTGTTTACAACCTCATATCTGATTCTTTGTGCTGAAAATGAGCTTCTGAATCAGCATCAACGTTGTTAGGAGTTGGGGAAATTAGGACAATCTATTCAATTATCCTCGAAGTAAGATGAAGactaaaatgaatgaaaagagTTCAACAaagatttttttgaaaaagatatCCAAAACTAAcacaagaaggaaagaaaatttgtGCAGACTACCCTGTCCGGTGGATCTTGAAACACGGGGAGAACTTGAAAACGACGAAACATGTGCTAGTTTAGCATATCAGATGGCAAATTGGCGCAATCCCACCATGCAAGCTGAATATTTTTACATGGCAAAGCAAGAATAACTAGAACCATGTGTCGAGGGATTGATTACATGGCAAAGTAGTCCATAACTAGAAGCAAATGACTAGAGCAGAGCTACATAAAGATGAAAAAGAACCTCCTGCCATCTGTCACTCaactaaacaaacaaaaacactgAGGAGATCTTGCAGTTCCAATTCCAGAACAGGATATGCTGTGATGTAGGTATAACTTGCAAGCATGGCTCTGTCTCTAGTCTTTAGTTACTTCAAAGTATATCTAGCATTGAACTAGTCTGTAGCAAGTCCACAGCAGCAGCCCTTCTTCTTCCAGAACCACAACATATGACGCAAATAATGCATGCTACCAATGTTTATCTTTGCGTCTAAAATGTTCCATTATGCTAAGGTGTGATCCTCTTTCATAAATCATGATGACATAGATCTAAAACTTTTGCAACTACTACTGGTGATGCTGACGTAAAGACGGAGAAGGAGATCTACTGTAGTCTATATACCATGCCAAATGCTTCGACCATATTCGAAGCAATTGAACCATAAGATTGTCAAACCATCAGCAGAGAATACCATCTGGCAACACAAAGCCAAAAGCCTATCGGACCCAAGATCAATAAGGAACCATAATTCACATCACACTTCATTAAGGTTCTACACAGCAATTAGTGCAAACTGATTTCCGCTAGAAAACCAAACATAAAGAAAACACAGCAACCACTCCAAAAGAAGAGGCATCAAAAAATGCATCATCGATTGCACCCAcactagaaaaaaaatatactgATTCACAGGATTAATAAAAGCAATGAAGTTTCCTTTTCCAAAACTGCTTGAACACTCATAGGTAAAGGTAATTTCCAACAAATAAGCTATTGAGTACAAAGCATAGACATCATTCCCCGGAAAGTATACAAATATGTTAAATATCTCAACACTGAGTGGAGTACAGTTTGAATTTTAGACAAATCTACAGCTCCTCTGTATAAATAAAAGTTCTCACAAGaacaagagaaacaaaaagCCATGAAGACGTTTCATATACCAGTCCTTAAGATCTTCAGGGTTATATAAGGTACTTGATTTAGGACTCACTAGGCCCACAAGGGCATCAGAGTTTACCAGATGACTGTTGGCTGCCATACTTCAGATTAATTTCAGAGACATCCACAGGTAACCTTAACCATCCCACTGTGTCCCTGCCTCCAGACCTCCTCCTTTGCACTACCACGGATGCAGTTAGCAACAAAAACACTGCCGCTAGTAAAGGCACTATGACAACGGCATTTCCTCTTCTCCAGCTCTTCATAACTGACTCAACACAGAGCTCGCCATCAAAACTACCCAGTGAATTGCTTATCTTGAAGACCTCAACCCCATTGAGGATAGCATCAACAGCATTGGTCAAGCTCATATTGGACGGGCCAACACTAACGTTCAATGATTCGGAATTCAACCCTTCCACTACAAAATCAGCATAGAAAGGCGAAGCAAGCAACATGTTTGTCATTGCTGATAAATCCAAGTCCTCATATGCCAAATTCCCATTTACATAAACATTAAAGTAAAGCATATAAGGCCCAATGCTTGCTATATCGCAGAAATGCATCCGAACCAAGTACTTGTAACCCTCAATCCCTGGAAACACCCAGGCTATGTTCGACTTGGGAATGACATTATTCGAGCTCTTAATCACCCGGGCTGAGTTATAAACATTGTCCGGCCCAACTTCACGCGTTGCCCCGCCCATCTGATACTGAATCCGGCCACTGAAGTGGATTTCCAAGGAGCCCTCATGACcggatttttccaaaaattcaccatcaGGGACCCAAGTCCTCCACAGAGAATCGTTGAAAGGTGTCACCTTTGGACCTCCTACATTCACTCTATAAACAGTTTCGAACCCTTTGTTCAACAATCCATTAATCCTCTCATTTTTCTCAGAATTTACAAACTGGGCTACGTCAGCGACCAAGTCATGGGGTGCAGAAATCACTTCAATTGCGTTGACAAAGGCAAAATTCGATCTTTTCTTTGGCACAAACGTAATATCAAGCTTATCGGAATCAACCCTTATGATATACTCCTTGATTACTATACCGTCTTTCGGGGAATTCTGGATGCTAAAATCGCGTAACAACAAGAACCCATTTGCCAAAACGTGGAATTGAACAGCGGAGAAGTCGAAAGAAGTGGAATTAAAGAAAGGAGAGAAATGAAGGCGTACCAAGTGGTGGGTCCCCCCGCGGTGGTCCTGAATTGGGAAGCTGTACTTGCAGGGACTGCTGAAGGCTCTGGCAGTGCGGTAGAGAGGAGAAGAATTGGAAGAAGCGGGGTCGGAGTTGGTGAGTGGAATAGTCCGGGTTGAAGGGGTGGTAAAGAATCGGGAGGCTGAGGTGGAGGAGTCGCCCGTGAAGCGGCGGTGGTCGAGGTCGATGATGGAGGGCTCGTGGGAGCCGCAGCTGATGAGGTAATGATCGATTGGgtggaaggaggaggaggaggaggaggagacgAGGGTGGTGAAGAATAATAAGAAGAAGGCGGAGCTAAGAGCTATGGCGGGAGCAGTGAAACTCTTCATAGTTCAGGTCAATTTGATGATGGAATTGGAAACTGGGAAAGTGGAAAAGAAAGGCGTCTGGATCATTCAACTCTCACGAAGAAAGATGAAAATACAAATTAGAAGGCAAAAGCGTGTTTTGGCATGTTAACAACATCTGATTTCTGAGCTGGAGGCGTTGCAGTGAAGAATGTGGACCACACGCGCTTGAAGCATTCGGTCATCTTACAAGATGAAATCTttcatctgattttttttttttttttttaaaactcggTTCGAATTAgctattttttatattttaaaatttttgaatttttgaagcatttttaaaaagtttacaTCACTCACAATCGCTACCCACCGTCTCCACCTCCCCCTTCCTCCTCTCTTCTCCCCCTCTTCCCCTGCCGTCACCATCACGTGCTTGAAGCATTCAATCATTTCACTAGATGAATCCTTCGTCTAatccttccaaaaaaaaattcattcatctaaggtACTATCtgtaaaaataaacaaataaaatgtaATGTATAAAAACAattctaaatttaaatttaatatatatgttaTGCATCCAATGATTATAAAATATACATCGTCATTATGTACAAGATTaactaaaaaaataagagagaagAAATTGTGTATGTTTGCGTGTGATAGTGGCAATAGAAGGCAACGGAAATTTCTTCGATTACTCATgagtagaggtggcaaatcaactcacttaactaaatttactCACACCTGTCCATAAATAGATGGGTATgaatatcttaaatttttgtatatgggttacccaataatacccatttcaCCCatttattgggtaacccatcaaattcaattaacccatttagaattctcttccccccaattctcttcttttcccccaccttttttttttcaaaattttcattttgtcataatgttaattacttttgttttattattattattattatttgttggttttatcttattattttattttctcttagtttgttaacttgttcattttttagcattaccaatttatgataaattttagcctattttcttatctttataaaatgaaattttaaatttatatatgaaaaaaatgttaggggttcaaaatttttggattaagtttttatattaatttttatagtacttagttcaaatttttatattattattattcaattattaaataataggtaattttgtgacatagagtataaatgaaaaaaaaattggtaattaagtttattgaacattataagtaaatatttaaaactaatgatgggtacaaagagtggtataaattgataacttagtttgtaaaaatgaatttaaatgtgtttgtaaaaagttaaaataaataggttataaatgggtaattgggttacccaattcattttttgacttacctaTTTATACCCgtctaattaaatggatataaatgagtTGATTCACTTATACTCATTActcattttacccaacccaaacccactCAAACTACCTATTTTGACCCCTCTACTCATGATTCATGACAAGGCTTCGAGGTCAATACATAACAAACGAGCAGAGCGGCTACTAATTCTTAAGCCTTACGCGGCTCCACTGTACATTCCACAATCCCAGACGGACGGACTTTAGtactagggataatttcagaaacctcccctaaggtttctaataatttcactgAATTCCTctaaagtttaaaaaattatacttactttccttaatttgataattttagtAATAAAATCTTAAAATAGTATTTGATTTGGTCAGctttttaaatgaatacccaaaaataCTCTTgtataatgagttttaatttattttcctgtatAATTATATGATTttttagtataattataaggcAAAGTTGCTAAGTTTTTTATGTCAATttctactatttgataaacaactataataataattttattattatggtATGATACTTTTTATGATATTTTATTATCGATTTAGATTTATaaaatagaaaaggaaaatgctgaaataattcatttagattttataaaattttcgaATTGttggattatcataatttaataGTGGTTTTGggacattttttttattgttaattttaatacccaaaaatagaaaacaaagattagcaaaaacattggattacatataaaattaattggtcaaaaaaatcactagttcgACATTTTgttataataaaaattaaaggtAATAGTTGTAGTTCTATAGTTTTATTgcctaaaaactaaaaaaaaaaaaagaatgagaaggaaaaagaatggaaaaataattttaaaacttattTTAAGTATAAGCATGCCAAATaagggaatttcattaaaatatttaagggtaaaattgtagTTTTAAATGATGAGAGATGtatgtataatttttcaaacctcaggagagctcagtgaaattgtcagaaacctcaggggagatttttaaaattatcccttaataTTAATACCCTGTGGACTTCACTAGTATTAGAATTAGCATAggattttttttggaattttttaaatatttttaaaaagtttacaCCAGTCATCACCACCTCCTCCCTCatttttctccctctctcttttctcctcctTCTCCACTGTCACCATGACGCGCTTGAAGCATTCAATCATTTTCACCGGATGAAATATTTCATCtaatccttcaaaaaaaaactttcatcTAAGGTATTGtttgtgaaaataaataaataaaatattaatgtataaaaattaatttaaatttgacATATATATCATGCATTCAATGATGATAATGTATACACCATCACaatatacaaaattaactaaaaaataaaagggaagaaaTTGTGTATGTTTTATGTGTGTTAGTGGTAACAGGAGGCAAAGGAAATTTCTTCTATTACTTGACTCTGTTTGGATTAGATgttttttggtgtgttttttaaaaaatttactgtaactgtgtatataaaaaaattttactgttgATATTTTTTAGAttgtttttagaggtatttttaaaatatattttagggcatctttataatttataacttttttgggattttttttaatttacacCGCCCCCTCCCTCTTTcctctcctttctttcttctcccttctttcttctcccctCCTTTACCCCAACCCCAAAACCCTCTCCCACTCGCGAGTGGTGGTTGCGATTCTAACCACCACTCTAGTCGCGACCTTCTTGGTCGCTACCGGAAAGATAGCGACCAAAAGCCATGAGTCGCGGCTTTTGACCGTGACCTTCTAGTCACGACTAGATAGGTTGCAATCAATAGAGGGAAGAGGGAATTAGGGcgaggaaaaagaagagagaaaggagaaagacaaaaaggaggagaaagaaaggaggatgagagaaaaacaaaatatgGGAGGAAGGGaggagggagagagaaagagagagataaGCAAGAGAAGGGAGGGTCATACGTGTGGGGGGTGGTGGTGAGGAATGATGGGGTggtagtggtggtggtggtgttcttttttttgtgtatatttaaagttattttttatatattagaTGGATATGATGTTTTTTGAATTGTTAATATGATgtttttggaataatttttatttgtatatatattatatatgaaaattttatttttcaaaaattgagatATCTAAACAGAGGCAAGGCTTTGGGGTCAACAGACTCAACACACAAGAAACAAACAAAGAGGCCGACTCCACTGTACATTCCACAATCCAACGGACAAAAAGCTTTCTACTAATACCCTGTTgacttgacttttttttttttttttttcaagacaGAGGTGTTATCCGGGTCATCGGGTAGATCGGGCCCGACTAATCTCCCCGACCCGAAAGAAGATGCCCCATCCCCTTGGGCACGTTAATCTTGGGACTCGATCCCTGATGGAAAAAATGGACAACGGTCACTGAAGAACTTTCGTGACCAAATGAGATGTCCAGGTGGGGCACCCTGCTAACTTGACTAGTAGTACAATTAGCATGGGAAATAATCCCTATACTTCACTCCCCGAAACATAATAATGACTAAACGGACAAAAAATTCTAATGGCCATTAAACTATTATCTCATCGAACAATTTTTTGTCATAAATTAATCACTAAACTAATTAATAAACACATTCGTGACCATTGAGTCGATTATTGTTCTTAATctacaaaataatgaaaatcatattttgacaaaaaatactCATGGTAGACATATATATCCTGGCATATTGACACATGTTCTAATTATTTTGTAGATTAAAAGCAATAATCAACAAAATGGCCACATGTGTGCTGATTAGTTAATTTAATGGCTAATTTGtgacaaaaaaaattgtttgatgattaaaagtcgATGTGAACAATAGTGTAACGGGGGTTGAGTTTTTTTAAACCTAACTAAACAAACCAACCAAATAACAACAAATCGCATCAACTAACTAtatgaaatgaataaaacacTCAAGCTTGGTTTTGCTTTCCTACACAAATCATCTCTCAAATAATTTTGGACTGCAAAACCATGGGGTTTGTTTCTTATCATTCAAGATATCAGGCTACCTTTTTGCTGAATTAGCAACAAATGATGGGAACAAATTAATAACGTATCCCTCAGCA containing:
- the LOC113724702 gene encoding probable receptor-like protein kinase At5g24010, which translates into the protein MKSFTAPAIALSSAFFLLFFTTLVSSSSSSSFHPIDHYLISCGSHEPSIIDLDHRRFTGDSSTSASRFFTTPSTRTIPLTNSDPASSNSSPLYRTARAFSSPCKYSFPIQDHRGGTHHLVRLHFSPFFNSTSFDFSAVQFHVLANGFLLLRDFSIQNSPKDGIVIKEYIIRVDSDKLDITFVPKKRSNFAFVNAIEVISAPHDLVADVAQFVNSEKNERINGLLNKGFETVYRVNVGGPKVTPFNDSLWRTWVPDGEFLEKSGHEGSLEIHFSGRIQYQMGGATREVGPDNVYNSARVIKSSNNVIPKSNIAWVFPGIEGYKYLVRMHFCDIASIGPYMLYFNVYVNGNLAYEDLDLSAMTNMLLASPFYADFVVEGLNSESLNVSVGPSNMSLTNAVDAILNGVEVFKISNSLGSFDGELCVESVMKSWRRGNAVVIVPLLAAVFLLLTASVVVQRRRSGGRDTVGWLRLPVDVSEINLKYGSQQSSGKL